From the genome of Symphalangus syndactylus isolate Jambi chromosome 5, NHGRI_mSymSyn1-v2.1_pri, whole genome shotgun sequence, one region includes:
- the FEM1B gene encoding protein fem-1 homolog B isoform X2, whose product MLRYVIDGATALWCAAGAGHFEVVKLLVSHGANVNHTTVTNSTPLRAACFDGRLDIVKYLVENNANISIANKYDNTCLMIAAYKGHTDVVRYLLEQRADPNAKAHCGATALHFAAEAGHIDIVKELIKWRAAIVVNGHGMTPLKVAAESCKADVVELLLSHADCDRRSRIEALELLGASFANDRENYDIIKTYHYLYLAMLERFQDGDNILEKEVLPPIHAYGNRTECRNPQELESIRQDRDALHMEGLIVRERILGADNIDVSHPIIYRGAVYADNMEFEQCIKLWLHALHLRQKGNRNTHKDLLRFAQVFSQMIHLNETVKAPDIECVLRCSVLEIEQSMNRVKNISDADVHNAMDNYECNLYTFLYLVCISTKTQCSEEDQCKINKQIYNLIHLDPRTREGFTLLHLAVNSNTPVDDFHTNDVCSFPNALVTKLLLDCGAEVNAVDNEGNSALHIIVQYNRPISDFLTLHSIIISLVEAGAHTDMTNKQNKTPLDKSTTGVSEILLKTQMKMSLKCLAARAVRANDINYQDQIPRTLEEFVGFH is encoded by the coding sequence GTATGTCAttgatggtgccactgctcttTGGTGTGCAGCTGGAGCAGGACATTTTGAAGTTGTTAAACTTCTAGTCAGCCATGGAGCCAACGTGAACCATACCACAGTAACTAATTCAACCCCCCTGCGGGCAGCATGCTTTGATGGCAGACTGGACATTGTGAAATACTTGGTTGAAAATAATGCCAACATCAGCATTGCCAACAAATATGACAATACCTGCCTAATGATTGCGGCATATAAGGGACACACTGATGTGGTCAGATACCTTTTAGAACAACGTGCTGATCCCAATGCCAAAGCACATTGTGGAGCCACAGCATTGCACTTTGCAGCTGAAGCTGGACACATAGATATTGTGAAAGAGCTGATAAAATGGCGTGCTGCTATAGTAGTGAATGGCCATGGGATGACGCCATTGAAAGTAGCTGCCGAAAGCTGTAAAGCTGATGTCGTTGAACTGTTACTCTCTCATGCTGATTGCGACCGAAGAAGTCGGATTGAAGCTTTGGAACTCTTGGGTGCCTCCTTTGCAAATGACCGTGAGAACTATGACATCATAAAGACATACCACTATCTATATTTAGCCATGTTAGAGAGGTTTCAAGATGGTGATAACATTCTCGAAAAAGAGGTTCTTCCACCAATCCATGCTTATGGGAATAGAACTGAATGTAGAAATCCTCAGGAACTGGAGTCCATTCGGCAAGACAGAGATGCTCTTCATATGGAAGGCCTTATAGTTCGGGAACGGATTTTAGGTGCTGACAATATTGATGTTTCTCATCCCATCATTTACAGGGGAGCTGTTTATGCAGATAATATGGAATTTGAGCAGTGTATCAAGTTGTGGCTTCACGCCCTGCACCTCAGACAAAAAGGTAACAGGAACACCCACAAGGATCTTCTTCGATTTGCTCAAGTTTTCTCACAAATGATACATTTGAATGAAACTGTGAAGGCCCCAGACATAGAATGTGTTTTGAGATGCAGTGTTTTGGAAATAGAACAAAGTATGAACAGAGTGAAAAATATTTCAGATGCTGATGTCCACAATGCTATGGACAATTATGAATGTAATCTCTATACCTTTCTGTATTTAGTgtgcatctctaccaaaacacagTGCAGCGAAGAAGATCAGTGCAAAATTAACAAGCAGATCTACAACCTGATTCACCTTGATCCCAGAACTCGTGAAGGTTTCACCTTGCTGCATCTGGCTGTTAACTCCAATACTCCAGTTGATGATTTCCACACCAATGACGTCTGCAGCTTTCCAAATGCACTTGTCACAAAGCTCCTGCTGGACTGTGGTGCTGAGGTGAATGCCGTGGACAATGAGGGAAACAGTGCCCTTCATATTATCGTTCAGTACAACAGGCCCATCAGTGATTTTTTGACCTTGCACTCCATCATCATTAGCCTAGTTGAAGCTGGAGCTCACACTGACATGACGAataaacagaataagactccgcTAGACAAAAGTACAACTGGGGTATCTGAAATACTACTTAAAACTCAAATGAAGATGAGTCTCAAGTGCCTGGCTGCCCGAGCAGTTCGGGCTAATGACATTAACTACCAAGACCAGATCCCCAGAACTCTTGAAGAGTTTGTTGGATTTCATTAA